The genomic DNA AGTCATTCCCCTACCCAGGCATGGCAAATGCTTCCCCAAGTTAGTAGCAGGCCTTGGTCCCAAATGGAGGGCCCCTGGGTGAGGCTGGCCAGTGCTTTGGCACTGCTGCTGCTCCTTCCAGTGGGGTTAACAGACTTGCTGGGCCACTTCTCACTGCAACCACTCAGCCACAGCCTGGGAAGACCCAAGTAGGAGAAAGGAAACCAAGAGCAGGAGGGAAATGTGAGCTGAGCGCCACAGAGCTGTGGCAGGGTGGGAGGTCAAGGTACCAATGAGCAAATTAGCCTGGTACTTCATAACAATATTCCTGtaaagcaaaagggaaaaaagctaGGTCCATGAACTGCTCATGGGGAATTCCACATACAGTTCCCTCTTTACTTGGTGAAGAGCTGGTGATGGTAAGTCCTGTTCCTTGGTCCCAGTTCTCCCCAGCATCCCACCTCTGTGCTCAGTCTTCCTCTTCAGGGGCCAGGCTGGAACCGGCCTCCTGGGGGCTGGGGCGAAGCTGAGGGAAGAGTGCATTATTCCTGATCGCTGCACCCTCCCTTGCCCACTATCCTGCTTTCTTCCTACAGGAAGGAAGTAGGAACTTGCAGAATGGAAGGGGGGCCTAGCCACTTCAGAAACCCAGCAGCAGGGCAGCGGTGAGCCCTGGGAGATTCCAAGGGCACTCTCTCCACCCCACCCACCTCCAGCCCTTCTCCAGCACCCTCATTGCATGCCACTCCTGTCATTGCCAAAGGGTATTTTACAGAATTATTCTccctgaaaagataaaaataatcttcCCCCACCATCCCTGAGACTGGCCCCCCGTCTATTGAACCCAGGTCCTGCAGGAACTCGGCAGTGGGCACTGATGCGTGATCCCGGGCTGCTTCGGGGAGTGCTTCATGCTTCCTGTTCCACCTTCCAACCACTTCCTCACTCCCCATTCAGTTCAGAGGCCCTGGGCAGGCTCGGGGCCCTTCCTGATGCATTGCCAGACGGTACTGTCTTCACAGGTCTAAGTCACCTTTGCATTCAGTGAGTTGCTTGACCTACGGCCAATCCAGCATGTCACTCGGTCTTCCCCTGGTCCTGACCCACTGCTTCATCACCCAGGACAGGCTATCTCATGGGTCCCGGGAGTTGCCATGCCGGCTCTGTTCACTGGACCATCTACCCTGTCCACTCTGCTGCCTCTTTCCTATTGGCCATCTAACCACAGCCACTCTGCTGCCTCGTTCCTATTGGCCAACTAGCAACAGCCACTCTGCTGCCTCGTTCCTATTGGCCAACTAGCAACAGCCACTCTGCTGCCTCTTTCCTATTGGCCAACTAGCACAGCCACTCTGCTGCCCCTCTTTCTATTGGCCAACTAGCACAGCCAAGCCTCTTCcgtggaggaggagagagaggaagaaagagaaacagttaCAAGAAAAGTTCAAGCTTTCCTCCTCTCCACCCCTCCTTGATCCGCTATCTCTTTCCGTTCCTTGGGAAATAATGTCTTTCATACCCTCCAAggtaatgcattttttttttccaacttgttAACTACTAAAATTGGAGCTTGCCTGTTAGAGACTGAAAAGCACCATGTCGTAGTTAATGAGCAGTGCGTGTTCTTTCTTAGTGGGAACATGGAGTACGTTGTGTCTTACTGTGGAAGGTGACTTGGAGGAGGTGAAATGCGGTATGCTGCTTGAAAGGGGCCACTGCATTCCCCATTTATTTTCAGGTGTCACTTAATTCTAATCTATTGTATTCTGGTTTCTCTTCCCAACCATGTTACTGAGAAATGCTTGCCTATGGTTGTCCAGGGTCTCCTAATTCTTAAAACTTGTCTTTTCCTGTCTGTGTTTTACTTACCCGGATGGTGTTTTTGACAGAAGCCTTCTAGAATCGACCTCCCTGTTCCCAGAGCACACCATCtctgctgtctctccctctcctctcctctccaacCTTTCTGATGCAGGCCTTGGAGTCTCTTGGTCCCTGGGGCCAGTGATCCTCAGGATTTCTTCCTCAGTCCTCTATTCCTGCTACCCCTGTGCCTGGCAATGACACTGTTACCCTTTCTTCATCTGTCACCTGCAGACCAAAGGCTACCGAGTCTGGGCCTGTACTGGGATCTCCCTCTGGGCCCCTGCCTGCAGAATGTCTCTCCTTGCATTTTCATTCCATAAACCAGCGGTTCTCAGTCTGCAGCAATGTCTCCCCCGTACCCTTGCCACAGGACGTGTGACAATGTTTGGAGATGTTTTTAGCTGTCACAACTTGGTGGGATGCTGCTGGTATCTAGTGGGTACCGGCCAGGGACACTACTAAACATTCTATAGTATTTAACACAGTCCCCTACAACAACGAATTATCCAGCCCTGAATGCCAACAGTAGCATGTCTAAGAAGCTCTGCCATAGGCACGTCAGGTGGACAGTGCCCCGAGCTGAACTTCCCCTTGAACATCTTCCATTATGAGTTGCCATTGCATCCTGTTTCCatgtctgtctctcccactggGCTGGGAGCTCATGGATATGAACCATTTTATTCATCTCCTCATCTCCAGTCCCTATAAGAGAATATGACTGGAATATTAGATACTCAGGCAGCATGGCTGAATTAATGAAACATGTCATCACTGCCTTATGTTCCAGACAGTGCAAGGTCTTTGAAGGCAGGGGTCATGATAACCTACCACTGGGTGCTGAGGAAAGGTGGGAGCAGTGTGTGAACTTCGAGAtttggggagaggggagaaaagtTATAGAACGGAATTTCCATACCTCTGTTGGGTAAGTGTGGGCCAGTCTGTGGCCACAAAatgtatacaaagaaaaaagcctatatccaaaggattataaatcattctattataaggacacatgcacatgaatgtttattgcatcattgtttacagtagcaaagacttggaaccaacccaaatgcccatcgatgatagactggacagggaaaatgtgacacatatacaccatggaatactatgcagccataaaaaacgatgagtttgtgtcctttgtagggacatggatgaacctggaaaccatcattctcagcaaactgacacaagaacagaaaatcaaacaccacatgttctcactcataggcaggtgttgaacaatgagaacacatgggcacaggaagcggagcatcacatgctggggtctgtgggaggaaactaggggagggacagtgtggggtggggagttggggagggatagcatggggagaaatgccagatataggtgatggggaggaaggcagcaaatcacactgccatgtatgcacctatgcaactatcttgcatgctcttcacatgtaccccaaaacctaaaatgcaataaaatatacatataaagaaaaagaaaaaagcctgaaAGCAATTTAGTCTattacttttttgaaaaattgtcaGGTTGAATGGGTAGAAAAGGCATATGTTAGTAAAATGAGGTCTATGTTAGTAAAATGAGATTTTAGAAAGTAAAGGCTGATATGAGAGGAAAGCCGTGCCCAGACTGTGTTTGGAATAGTAAATACACTCTAAAGTCAAACCAAAAGGAAGAATGCcaagaaaataagtagaaaacctgggaggagaaaaaaaggacaaataagaCATTTTGGCAGTAGGTAAATTTTCCCATCATTTTAGCATTCTATTATATTCTTGTTTGGGTACGATATAATTGTCTTTACATTCCCAAAATTACTCAAAGGAGAGATTCATAAAACAACAGATTATTGTAACTCCACTTATTTTACCTCAAACTCTGCTTCCTTTGTATTTCCTCTGCAAAAGGCATTTTTACAAAGCTGGGAGCCCCATCCATCCCGCTCCTGTGGATTGAAGGAGCCCATGTCATCCACCTCATTCCTGGGGGCATCCCTTCCCTATGTTTCCTCTCTCTTAGCctaatttctctcatttcttttattttgatttgctgTATGGCAGGTCTCTTTTTGAGCCGACAATTTATACCTGAATATGAATttataagtttatattttttctcatttttttcctggatTCATTTGGATACCTTGGATCTAGTTATAAAAGCAAAGCCTCTTGGATTGGATGGGAGGAAATTCTCCCCTGAGAATCAGGAAAGCATGAAGAATTCCTATGGCTGAAGAAACCCTGTTGGAGGGCAGGGAACAATACATCCCCCACAGGACATTAGGCCTGGGGAAAACGTGTATACACGTGTGTGTTTCCACGTACACATGTATGCGTCCATCCTTGCAGTCTTGAGATATCCACAGCCAGGACTCTCGTTCTTCCCAGAAACACTGCCCTCAACTGACGGCTCAAAAGACATGTGCTACTACTTAGAAGAAGGGAAGGCTTTTGGAGTGGTTTACGGTGATCTGGAGAACAATATTGCATACCGACAGAAAAAACATGGGAGAACTTATTCTGACCGACGTCAATTATTAAAAGCCACATAAAGTAGGCTTTTATCATGTCAGAAGTTTCTGTTGACCTGTGCTAGGGCATTTCTGAAATGAGAGGATAAGATAAAAAAGAGGGACAAATTAGGTTGTTAGACATTAAACTCCATCACCGTCCTTCCTCACTGAATGCGGCAAAGCAATACAAGTAAGAAACACAATAATGGTTCCAACCAGTGTGCCCGCCCCCTCCCGGTAAACATCCTCACAACACCATGGGCATGTATGTATCTGCATCTTATTGTCCAGTTTACAGCTAAAGAATCTGGATCTCACAGCAAAAGTCCATTCAGCTCGTACGTGGGGGGGTCAGGATCCAACTACAGGCTCTGGATGTTTTCAAAGAAAGCACTCTTTCCATTCAACTATGAATTTAATAAACAACCCAATAAGAATTTCCGTACAAAGAATTTTTTATTGACAttgtaagaaacattttttttctttgttacaaAAGGACTAAGTGGTTCTGAAAGCAAAGGTAGAGTTCATCTGTGGCTGGGCTGCAGCCCCGGGCTTGAGGTGGGCAAGATCACCGGGACCGCAGGCTTGTCCGAGGAACGCCTGGGCCAGTCACTTCAGAACGCTATGCCTACAATACTTAAATGTATTTacatgtgtttcttttaaaaaaggattacacattttattttttaaaaatctaaaaaaggtgaaaaaaatgaacttgtattttattttacacgTCTGCAGGATACACAAGGGTAACTTGTCAAAAGAGAACATCCTCCTATCAGTTCAAAACAACACAGGAATCCAGGACACAAGACAGCCCTGACTCTGCTACCATCACGCACTCTCTGGCCAGTGCATGCACAGCCTTGGAGTGCTGATTGGACAACACCAACTGGTCCCTCTCATCGACAAGATGAACATAAAATAAGGCACATATATCGTAAGAATCAAAACTTTGTGGCTCAAGAGGAAGAGCCAATGTGTGAGGAGCTGGGAGGGGTtaactttttcagaaaaataaaacaaaaatggttagaaaaataaaaagtttgacaCATACATTAAGTAGGAGTACCAGGTGTGAGCCTGCATTTTTTATAAAAGGCAGGATGGTGACACTAGTGAGGCGGTCCTCTCGCTCTAAATACATAGGTTAGAGAAATTGAGAGAGGCTGGGAATGGGTCTCAAGACATGAGATGCCTAGCCTACAGAGATCCCCAAAGATGCCCAAAAGGATGCTTCTAAGTGACCTCAAAAGACCTTCCTTCCACTGGACTGCCACGACAGATCATTGAAATTCTGGAGGAgttactttcttcttcccttcctcctctcctccatccTGAAATTTCCATATTGAGAGAAGCCAACCATTCAGCTGAAACTTGCATCTCCTGCAAATCTAAAAGCAATAGCAAGggaagcaaataagaaaaaaaatgggggaaACCCAGAAAATGACCTGAAACCACAGGAAGGAGCAGAAGCACAAGACAACAGTGGTGGGCCTGATCACATTCGTCCCTCCACGAAGGACGAAGCTGGTGCAGGAAATGATAGTAACTGAGAAATGCAGTTGCATCCAAGAATACTACTGGGAGAGCCCACGGATGGAGGAGGTCCGCATGGTGCCTTCCATCCAAGCTCCTTGCTCAGGAGTGGAGAACACTCAGGCCCCATGCTTTGAAAACAAGGGTTGGAAAGGGATTGAGCCAAACCATTAGAGCACACCAGATAAGACCAGGACCTAGAGATAAGGAGATTCGTGGAAAAGTGAGACTGGATCTCTGATTTTGTGACAACATCATGTCCTGTTTCAGAAACACAGAGAAAGCCTTGCTTTTTCAGCCGAAAAGTGTAGAGCCTCTACTCTCCTAAGCTTAGATCACTCATTCTCTTTTGTTCTGGGGCTGTTCCAAAGGAGACACATCCTTTAATTTCAAAGACGACTTACATGGAGGAGGACAAGCAGGCATGGAGGGGGAATTGCGGCATCCCTCTGCTCATCTCAGGAACATCCAGTTGAAAGCAAACCCAGCAGTCTTAGCCAAAGTCCCCAACGGCAAATCAACCTCCATGCAGAGATTCTTGGTTCAAATGAAAGCAACATAAACATGAGAAAAGTGGGCGGGTCCTAACACTATtatctaacattttattttacttgattttGTCCTTCTGCTGTAATTGAAATGGGAGGAATAAAGGGGAAAAGCCACATAATTGAATTATCAATCACTTCCAATAAATCCAATTCCGGgggtcaatggaacagaatacagcaGGTAGCCCCAGGTGttcatattttaatagtttatatgttttttaaagcaatatgcTGGAAAATCCATGTACTCTTTGCACACACAGTATGACCTTGGGGCACAGCTGCACTTCAAaaatctttaaatgttttaatccAAAACAGAAGTACAGATCTAGTCCACATGACGGACTAACCGCATGTAACATTTAACTTCGTCAATGGATGCAGCATTCAATAGACAGGATGTGAAAAAACGCATCCACACAGCTACTAAACACCTTCCCTAGGGctctcaaaacactaaaaatggCTGAAGCAATTTATTCCCACTGTGTGGGCTTTCTCTTTTACAACTAAGTTTTATAAATCCCTCAAAATAAGGTATTTAGAATAGAAATTCTCCTTCACTGTAGCGGAATTAATAAATGTTACTGATACAGCTGCTTGTGGGGTTGTTTAAATACCTATATACTTAGAGCTATATATCATCCATTCTCAGTTACAATGGAAAGAGATGGAACTAATCAGCAAATACAACAAACCCACAAATATTCCCCCAACTAATTTTACCCAATTGCTTCAATCTACAAGCTCTCTAATTCCTTACCAGAACAGATAGAAGTAGCAACGTGGCTGAGTGTCACCAACTGCCTGTCCCTTCTCTCTGGCGTGTTAAACAGCAGTGAATATTCATGAAGGTAGTGGGAGGAGAGGCACATGTGGTCACTGAGAACCGGCCATACAGACACAGCCTCCCCCAAAGCACACTTACGAACACCAAGAGCTGAAAACCGAAACTGTGAGCGCCTGTTTCATCTGCAAGAGCCCCACGTTCCCACTTCCGTGTAACTGTGGAAAGAGTGTCCTGAACTGAATTGGGGATGGGGAGAACATGTGTATTCTGCCAACTATGCTACAGTGCACCACAAAAGATTCTTAAACTCACTATCCATATTCTGATTCTTGTGCCCAATGtgggaattaaaataaaaaacagaaatcaaaacacaaaacgaaacaTGGAGCACATGTAAAGGAGAATTTTAAAAGCTGGAAGCGTTTAACTCCTTGGTCACAAGCACACCAACTCCTATTTCCTTTGAGCAACAGCAAAACATGTCAAATCCTTTAATTTGACTGCTCTTCTAAACGAAAGAATATGCACATCACACATTTACATTGGTTTACTAAAAAAGGGGGCGGGCttacagtttgtttgtttgtttgttttaaaaaaagagggtGGTTTGAGTGTAACAATACTGATTCAAAACTGAAATGGAAGACAGTTTCTCCCTAGAATACTTTAGGGTTTTTCAGAGTCCTTTTCCATAAAAGGAATATATTTGAAACACATCCCAGGTAGGTGAGATGAGATTGCTAACATAcatacagaactaaaaaaaaaaaaaaaaaaaaaaaaacagccaaaacaAAGTCAGTTTAATCTTTTCGACTTCTATAGATTTATGTTTGTTGCAGTCCTTTTCTTTCCTAAAGCCTATTGCATAACTGCAAGGAATTTGCTTTCTTCCGCTAGGGAGGTCAGCAAAGAACTCATGTCCCCGATAGCCATGTTGGTGGTGCTCATGGACAGCGCTGGGAACGGGAGGGATGCCCGAGGCGTGGTGAGACGGGAGGAGCTATGGGAAAGGTTCTGAATGATACTTGGGCTCAGGGCCCCTGACATCAGGCTGGAGTGGTCCCCATCATCTATGATGGCATCGAAATCAATCTGTACCCCTTCCAGGTCATGGCTGTCGAGGCTGTCCACTGTGCTTGTCACCTGATTAGCACCTGGGGAAAGTAACTCAGAGTTTTTGGCGCTGGTCCCCTGTAGCAGGCAGCTGGCGTCTGAAATGGAGAATGAACCAGCTTTCGTGTCTTGCTGACTGAAGCCCACGGTTTGGTCATAGAACTGACCAGAGTAATTCTGCAGATTAGAGCACAGAGGATGGGGCTGCCCTTTCATCTCCATCTTGATGCCATTCACCCTGCAGGTCTGACTTGTGTCACTGAGCTGCCCTGACTGCAGAGCAAGGCTGCCCCTTGGCACAGCCTGGCACCTGCTGCCCCCAAAGCTGGCACATGGCTGGTAGCCCCTGACAACTGCCAAGCTTGACGGCTGGCTGCCCATGCCGTGAGCCCCTGGCAGGCAGCTCTCTGGACCTTGATAGATGTTGATATGTGAGGTAGCACTAACCTGCCCAAGCATCTGCTGACTGGGACGGCCTGCCCCCTGGTGCTGCATGCTGTTGCCAAGGAGCTGGTGAGCCAGGTACCCCTGTCCCACCGGGTCCTGGGTCTGCATGCCATTTACCGTGCTGCCAGCTGACTCATTTGGCACTACTGGCAGGCTGAAATTCAGCGGGGCCCCGCTCCCTTGCATGGGGGTACTTTTCAGCTTTGAGGCTTGAATCCCTGCCCCACAGGCAGCGTCTAGCGCACCAGGGGCCACTGGCTGCCTGTTGAGACAGTTTCCATACTGCAGGGCCTTGTAGGGCTGTTCATGGAAGGCATTTCCACTGGTGCCACTTCCGGGGCTGCTGTGCAGTACCACGTGCTCTGGGCCACCATAGGGGCTGCTGTTCTCCCCGAGATAGCCCCCAGCGGGCCCGCTCCTCAGAGGGTTCTGtgggtgtaccaccatgccatTGCAGAACCCAAAGGCGCGAGTCTGAGGCATGGCGGGCCGCGGGCCACACTTGAGCTTGGAGGAGGACAGGTCGGCGCTTCCGGAGCTGACCTCATTCCACTGGATGGGCTGGTCCGTTTTGCTGCCCTCGGGGCAGGGCTGCTCGAGGGCATGGAACTGCTGGCCCGCGTGGCTGTCTGGCAGGCCGGGCGTGTCAAAGTCACCGGGCCCGTGCGGCACTTTGCTCTCATCCGGGAGGGCGCTCGGGAAGTGCTGCTCGTACCCTGCTTGATTCTGGGAATTTAAATACTGCACCACGTCGTCCGGCAGGAAATCCTCATCGTTCAAGTTGGCATCAGCGTCCATGCTCAGGGACTCCAGGGTGACATTCTCGGTGATGCTAGGAGGACACGGGGACGAGTGGAAGTTTCGGGGCTGGCCGCCCTCGGGCCGTGTGTAATTCTGAAGCACGAGGCTGCGCTTCTCCGTGGACTGGGCCATCGCCTGGGGGTTGCAGCTGCTGAGGCTGCTGAATCGCGGCACCCGGGGCAGGGCCAGGCCCTCGGAGCCCGTGCGCACGGGGTCGCTGGCTCTCCTCACCCCATGGCCCGGTGCGTCGTGCGGCTGCAGATGGCGCCGCCCGTAGCCGTGGGCTCCCCCGTCGCTGCACCTCCTCGGGACGTGGACGGGAGGCAGGGCCACGCCGGGCTCGAGGGGTTCCCCGAGCAGCGCCAGGCGCGTCTTCAGGCTCATcctctccatgttgggcaggggCGTGGGCGGTGGTCCGCCCGTGGCCGCCGCGTACTTGGCCTTGAGGCGGTACTGCTGGGCGGGCGTGAGGCTGAGCAGGCTGGGCAGGCCGTCGCCCTGGCTGGCCTCGCTGGAGCGGCGCGAGGCGTCAGTGGAGATCGGGTCGTAGGAGTCGGCCACACTCACGTTCTGCGGCCGGCCCTCGGCCTGCGACGCCTCGCTGGAGCGGCGGCTGGAGAAGCAGGGCGAGATCCCCGAGGAGCGGCGGCTGCTCAGGTAGGCCGAGCTGATGGTGCTGGCGCTGCTGTCCCTCCTGTTGAGCATGTTCAGCATGGTGACGTCCACCCCAGAGAGGTCGCTTCTGCCCGGGAGAAGTGTCATGGGCCCACCCAAGCTGCAGGTGTTGTTGGACTGTGtgcctggagacagagaaagggagagagggtgCGGAGATGAATTCCCTTCGAGGATGACTTACACCAGGCATGCGGTAGCCCTTTTTTGTAAAGGGCCAGCTAGAAACCAGTTTTGGTGTCCCAGGCCACACTGTGGGCCtcacaactactcagctctgcagTGTAGCCCCAACGTAGCCACAGACAGCAGTGAGAGAGCAGGCATGGCTGGGTGCCTATGAAGCTTTCTTTATAAAAACGGGGGGTGGCTGGCGATGAACTCCCTCAAGTCGGTGAAGTCCCTCCCCAAGCACAGCACAAGGACAAAAAGAATCTTGGGATGTGTACACAACGCTTGAGTTCTAGCCAAGTCCCCAGGCAAAGGTATTCCATGAGTTTCACATTCATGCTCAGGGCGTCCTGTTCATGCCACATCCTATCAACAGGGAACACCTGGGTTGGTGCAGGGGTGCGCTTCACCCTCAGGTGCTTTCAGAAGTATAATCTCAGAAGCACAAAGTGACCTGTGGACTGACAAGAGGGAGGGATTTTGGCCTTTTCTTGAACGggacaaatataaataaaagtggcTGCTAacctcctgtttttttgtttttgagaccgagtttcgttcttgttacccaggctggagtgcaatgtcgtgatctcggctcaccgcaacctccgcctcctgggttcaagcagttctcctgcctcagcctcccaagtagctgggactacaggcgtgtgccaccatgcccagctaatttttgtatttttttagtagagacggggtttcaccatgttgaccaggatggtcttaatctcttgagcttgtgatccacccgcctcggcctcccaaagtgctgggattacaggcctgagccaccgtgcccagccacctcctgtttttaaattctggaaaCTAGAGACAGAGTGGCAAGCACAGCTGCCTCTACTGCAGCATTCTCTTACCCTAGTCTAACAGTTACGATTTCACCATCAGAATATGAGTCATGCACAGTCACTTCTTTTTTTCAATAATATCCACTTCctagctgtttttaaaatatggaccATCCAAAAAGGCAACTTCAATGGGCTGAGCATTAACAGATGGTTACGGCTTCATTTTAGGACTGGTGGAGAAACTGGCAAACATAAAACTGAGAGTCTGcgtttaaaagaacagaaaaaagaaccCTGAGCAGATGCATGGTCTGATGTGGAACTCACCATTTCCTATGAGAGGAGAGACTGCAGGGGCTTTAGGGGGTAGAATGGGGTTCAGTCGCGGAAACATTCCATTCACTTGTTTTAGCCTTTCTAGTTTTACGTGCTCCATCCACTTGGTCCCTGCCGGGTTTCTCCTGCCTTGCAAAGCGAGGGCTGTGGTTGCAGTGGAAATGGTCGAGTCCATGATTGGGGTTTCATCGATGGCACCGAGGTCTCCTATACTACCTCCGTCGGTCAGAGGAAGCTCGAGCCCACTGTTGGAATAGTTGCTGATGGGGGACTGCTGGCTGCTGCATGAAGCCTGACCACCAGGGCTTGGCTGAGATGTCTGTTGGGGTCaagtggaaaggaaagaaatgtcacCAGGGAGGGTCAAGGAAAGGGAGCCAATAACGAGAACTCATGCATGTCAAGATTTTCAAGATCATCTGTTGGttgaatgagaagaaaaactaTGTTCTGGTGAATGGAGCTGGCCTCTTTTGGCCAAAATGACTGATGGACCAGGCTAATGGGCACTGGGAGGCAATGGACAGCCTAGTATGCTAGCTGCAGTGTCACTGGCATGGTATCAGCCATGAAATCCTGCCCTAATCGCCAACTCTGAAAACACATTTCTTAGTTCCAACCCCACCTCCACCACTTTATTCTTCGGGCACATCACTTAGCcactctaaacctcagtttccttatctatagaaCGGGGACCATTAATTTCAGGGATTGTTGTCAGGAATTAAGTGTGAAACCCAGAGAGCTCCCAGATATAAAAAGACCTGGATAATAGAAATTGGCTCACAGGGTGTTAGCAATTATTACGATCCCAGGTGGTTTTAGTCTTTAGGTTCATTTTGCTCAGCTGAAACATAAATGTAAGATATGCGTCATCAGCCATATTGCCTTCTCCACCAGGAGCCCCTACAGGCTGTTCACGGTTAGCCAAGTTCTTTGtagcctctcctccctccttccacagTTTCCTGCTTTTGTAGAACCTCAACCAAGGTGTCAGCAAAAGCAGCTGAGAGAGGTAAAACTTCAGTCACTTAGCCTGTGCTATACCCAGAAATAAAGATACCCAGGCTGCAGATCACAGCCGTCATGAGTCTATAGAATGATTTCACCATTCCTCTTAGTGTACTCGCTAACAGTTCACTAGGAGGATTAGGAAATCATTCCCTAACCCCAACCAAGTAGACTCTGTAAGACAATGCTGCAAACAGTGGAATGTTAGTGTAGTCTACCGGTCCTCAGTCAGGGAACGTACTGCCTCCTCTCGTTCCCAGGGCTCCTGGGAATTCAGGTGGAAAGTCTAGGGATTACTACATAAAACGGCCTATACTGCACAGGACAGTCACACAACACAAATGCTGTATCTGAAGTTCCAGCGGTGTCCTGGTTGATTAACAGTCAAATGCTTTTTGTACAGATAAGCAAAGTGATGTTCAGAGAAGTTCAGTGgctgc from Callithrix jacchus isolate 240 chromosome 11, calJac240_pri, whole genome shotgun sequence includes the following:
- the GLI3 gene encoding transcriptional activator GLI3 isoform X6, giving the protein MQPQNVQGLSKVSEEPSTSSDERASLIKKEIHGSLPHLAEPSVPYRGTVFAMDPRNGYMEPHYHPPHLFPAFHPPVPIDARHHEGRYHYDPSPIPPLHMPSALSSSPTYPDLPFIRISPHRNPAAASESPFSPPHPYINPYMDYIRSLHSSPSLSMISATRGLSPTDAPHAGVSPAEYYHQMALLTGQRSPYADIIPSAATAGTGAIHMEYLHAMDSTRFPSPRLSARPSRKRTLSISPLSDHSFDLQTMIRTSPNSLVTILNNSRSSSSASGSYGHLSASAISPALSFTYSSAPVSLHMHQQILSRQQSLGSAFGHSPPLIHPAPTFPTQRPIPGIPTVLNPVQVSSGPSESSQNKPTSESAVSSTGDPMHSKRSKIKPDEDLPSPGARGQQEQPEGTTLVKEEGDKDESKQEPEVIYETNCHWEGCTREFDTQEQLVHHINNDHIHGEKKEFVCRWLDCSREQKPFKAQYMLVVHMRRHTGEKPHKCTFEGCTKAYSRLENLKTHLRSHTGEKPYVCEHEGCNKAFSNASDRAKHQNRTHSNEKPYVCKIPGCTKRYTDPSSLRKHVKTVHGPEAHVTKKQRGDIHPRPPPPRDSGSHSQSRSPGRLTQGALGEQQDLSNTTSKREECLQVKTVKAEKPMTSQPSPGGQASCSSQQSPISNYSNSGLELPLTDGGSIGDLGAIDETPIMDSTISTATTALALQGRRNPAGTKWMEHVKLERLKQVNGMFPRLNPILPPKAPAVSPLIGNGTQSNNTCSLGGPMTLLPGRSDLSGVDVTMLNMLNRRDSSASTISSAYLSSRRSSGISPCFSSRRSSEASQAEGRPQNVSVADSYDPISTDASRRSSEASQGDGLPSLLSLTPAQQYRLKAKYAAATGGPPPTPLPNMERMSLKTRLALLGEPLEPGVALPPVHVPRRCSDGGAHGYGRRHLQPHDAPGHGVRRASDPVRTGSEGLALPRVPRFSSLSSCNPQAMAQSTEKRSLVLQNYTRPEGGQPRNFHSSPCPPSITENVTLESLSMDADANLNDEDFLPDDVVQYLNSQNQAGYEQHFPSALPDESKVPHGPGDFDTPGLPDSHAGQQFHALEQPCPEGSKTDQPIQWNEVSSGSADLSSSKLKCGPRPAMPQTRAFGFCNGMVVHPQNPLRSGPAGGYLGENSSPYGGPEHVVLHSSPGSGTSGNAFHEQPYKALQYGNCLNRQPVAPGALDAACGAGIQASKLKSTPMQGSGAPLNFSLPVVPNESAGSTVNGMQTQDPVGQGYLAHQLLGNSMQHQGAGRPSQQMLGQVSATSHINIYQGPESCLPGAHGMGSQPSSLAVVRGYQPCASFGGSRCQAVPRGSLALQSGQLSDTSQTCRVNGIKMEMKGQPHPLCSNLQNYSGQFYDQTVGFSQQDTKAGSFSISDASCLLQGTSAKNSELLSPGANQVTSTVDSLDSHDLEGVQIDFDAIIDDGDHSSLMSGALSPSIIQNLSHSSSRLTTPRASLPFPALSMSTTNMAIGDMSSLLTSLAEESKFLAVMQ